The Streptomyces sp. 11x1 genomic sequence GTCCTTCAGCAGTCCTCGTTCCCGCTCGTCCATGCCTCCGGGCTGCGCCGTGTACGCCACCGGGACGCCGACGGCGGCACAGCGCTCGCGCAGTCGTGCGGCACGGCCGACCAACTCGTCGCGGAGCGCCCCGTCCGCGGGAAGGGGCTTGAGGAAGTAGCGCTGCATGTCGTGGACGAGGAGGACCGCGCGGCCGGCGTCCGGCACCCAGGACGCCGTGTTGCCGGGCAGGTCGCTCGCGATGGGCAGGGGGTAGGAATGGACAGGGGGTATGCCGGACATGAACGTCTCCCGTGTGATCAGGATGTCCCGGCCGCCCGGACTTGCCTGCGCGGCCGGACAAGGCTGTGCGTGCGATGTCAGGCGCCGAGCGCCGCGCCTCCGTCGACGGTGAGGGCGTGCAGCGTGACGTGGGACGCCTGGTCGGACAGGAGGAAGACGACCGCGTCCGCCACGGCGGACGGCTGGGCGATCCGGCCCAGCGGGATGCCCACCCGGAACGCCTCGGGGCGGCCCTCGACGGTGTGCCGGGGCCCGGACTCGTCCTGCCACATGGAGGTGAGCATCGGGGTCTCGGTGGAACCCGGGGCGACCACGTTGCAGCGGATGCCGTGCCGGGCGACCTCCAGGCCCAGGCACTTGGTGAACATCGTCGCGGCGGCCTTGGACGCGCAGTAGGCGGCCATGTCCGTGCGGGGCGTGCCCGCCGCGTTGGAGGCGACGGTGACGATCGCCCCTCGGGCGCGTTCGACCATCCGGTTGACCACCGCCCGGGACATGTGGAACACGCCCGTGGTGTTCACGGCGAAGGTGCTGAGCCAGTCCTCGTCGGTCAGCTTCCGGGCCTCACCGAGCCGCAGCACTCCCGCCGCGTTCACCAGGTAGTCCACCGCCCCCACCCGGTGTTCCACCGCCTCCACCAGCGCGTCGGCCGCCGTGCCGGAGGTCACGTCCGTGGAGAACGCCTCCACCGTGAGTCCTTCCGCGGTCAGTCGCCCCACCGTCTCCTCGAGCCCGTCGGTGTCCCTGTCGACCGCCGCGATCCTGACGCCCCGCTCGCCCAGACTCCGGACGACCGCTTCGCCGATTCCTCCCGCGGCGCCGGTCACGATTGCTGTCCTGCCTTCCATCCCT encodes the following:
- a CDS encoding 2,3-dihydro-2,3-dihydroxybenzoate dehydrogenase gives rise to the protein MEGRTAIVTGAAGGIGEAVVRSLGERGVRIAAVDRDTDGLEETVGRLTAEGLTVEAFSTDVTSGTAADALVEAVEHRVGAVDYLVNAAGVLRLGEARKLTDEDWLSTFAVNTTGVFHMSRAVVNRMVERARGAIVTVASNAAGTPRTDMAAYCASKAAATMFTKCLGLEVARHGIRCNVVAPGSTETPMLTSMWQDESGPRHTVEGRPEAFRVGIPLGRIAQPSAVADAVVFLLSDQASHVTLHALTVDGGAALGA